In Podospora pseudopauciseta strain CBS 411.78 chromosome 3, whole genome shotgun sequence, one genomic interval encodes:
- a CDS encoding hypothetical protein (EggNog:ENOG503P0YJ; COG:S), whose translation MNWPDISPNNATPSNGLAPSNGEPPAKRPRLEREQTDREDALNRCPTKQVFPRIFKCLDTLREHGDKTPQLGRENSQNTSLETSIPKQFARISPGPIHSSSSISRPRIPPNILPNIEKPDQVRNPAKASVRQAALIPTSRIPPPRIPHLPPARVQATGRSIEEAIVIDDDSGDEAGPAPQKSAAPSLTQRRVFAPVWRHAASVPPIQLTQRRPYLYFKDRAFAVSYAHSYFDDLLSSPTDPVILHVDLTASEIQSLNDLASRVFPAEFKKKKRDGHSHLAKLLKNKKLPDALSSVLGAWEADPNRRMLFPGREKEDLENFLKDLKNRQLNDRPASIILRKDEANRQGKFLRESKISSLLFAREIMGSRGYGSMRRPQNLDNEIRKCREDELALRAEWAGGAGDIITIVWISDDGFICGTTEHSDSHNQQYNKPGNLVLGSCSLKTIRAYPDHRIVRPIVERGENSTDAMRRSQDPWLYSSVVSSAYDAIHDRAYTSGFDCCVKVWRAEPSGASMSLLGEWKHEGNVNFVIASKHSSGMVATAADVAAGAVRVYKINEEDISGSPFGRLYCSRVTDERGNLVPTEKWAYYPATMQWGICEEVQHLLLVGYSPRSRTGDDLDIPEDRKNSGELCLWDGLTGKRLNILSAEKSNIFEVLWHPSQASFIAATSPSGLDLEPKTKTQIRIFRPTDPAEDGTAQFSAIKVLDCPALDINELTIMPNSPAYCYVTAGCTNGKVYVWDTAPGRGLVHLLEHGQPIDECEGDREKYDVGVKFTAWGTSPDRFYTGSSDGVVKVWDIRSFDKPLVRLLLEAPAPIACGVFSPDKSRLVVGDASGRVFVLSVYEEDDNPKPKDKIKLPNGMMREVERPHQIIPHPEPEPPAQDAEGRALPPPEVETPWAIARAYLASGQLIMHPKRTIGAVQGPNYSSTGLFCAEAHLNGDPNAPLLGQWLCNQQEEKATSRGSSSRIHHLSLKPIREQPGLGEVHLRNMSRDVLNLNSLPEHTKRELEREVDFELLGEYTLPYEELPKMEEGDGDEDEDEDMDEL comes from the coding sequence ttTCTCGGCCCAGAATACCTCCGAATATTCTCCCAAACATCGAAAAGCCAGACCAAGTACGAAACCCAGCGAAGGCGAGCGTGAGACAGGCTGCCCTGATTCCGACGTCTCGCATCCCTCCTCCGCGTattcctcacctcccaccgGCGAGGGTGCAGGCGACCGGTCGCTCAATAGAGGAGGCCATTGTTATTGATGATGATTCGGGCGACGAAGCTGGGCCGGCTCCGCAGAAATCTGCCGCGCCGTCTTTGACTCAAAGGAGGGTATTTGCGCCAGTCTGGCGTCATGCTGCCAGCGTGCCACCCATCCAGTTAACGCAGCGGCGGCCCTACCTTTACTTCAAAGACCGGGCATTTGCTGTCAGTTATGCCCACAGCTATTTTGACGATTTACTTTCGAGCCCAACTGATCCGGTCATATTGCATGTGGACCTCACCGCATCAGAAATCCAATCGCTGAACGACCTTGCTTCTAGAGTCTTTCCTGCCGAattcaaaaagaaaaaaagggacgGCCATTCTCATCTAGCAAAGCTCTTGAAGAATAAAAAACTTCCGGATGCTTTGTCGAGCGTTCTAGGCGCATGGGAAGCTGACCCTAATCGAAGGATGCTGTTTCCAGgcagggaaaaggaggatCTCGAAAACTTTCTAAAGGATCTCAAAAACAGACAACTCAACGACCGCCCTGCGTCGATCATCCTGCGCAAGGACGAGGCTAATCGACAAGGGAAGTTTTTGCGGGAAAGCAAGATTTCGTCCCTGCTATTTGCCAGGGAAATCATGGGGTCTCGTGGTTATGGGTCAATGAGAAGGCCACAGAACTTGGACAACGAAATTCGAAAATGCCGCGAAGATGAGCTGGCTCTTCGAGCCGAGTGGGCAGGCGGTGCCGGGGATATCATCACGATTGTCTGGATATCAGATGATGGCTTCATCTGTGGGACAACCGAACACTCTGACTCCCACAACCAGCAGTACAACAAACCCGGCAACTTGGTCCTGGGCTCTTGTAGCTTGAAGACTATCAGAGCCTATCCCGACCATCGAATTGTCCGGCCGATCGTTGAGAGGGGCGAGAATTCAACAGATGCTATGAGACGGAGCCAAGATCCTTGGCTCTACTCTTCCGTGGTGTCTTCTGCATACGACGCCATTCATGACAGGGCTTACACTTCTGGTTTTGATTGTTGTGTGAAAGTCTGGAGGGCGGAACCATCAGGCGCTTCGATGAGTCTGTTAGGGGAGTGGAAGCATGAAGGCAACGTGAATTTTGTCATTGCCTCCAAGCACAGCTCCGGCATGGTGGCGACTGCTGCGGATGTTGCTGCGGGTGCAGTGAGAGTGTACAAGATCAACGAGGAGGATATCTCTGGAAGCCCTTTTGGTAGGCTTTATTGCTCCCGCGTTACGGACGAGAGAGGAAACTTAGTACCGACGGAAAAATGGGCATACTATCCGGCAACTATGCAATGGGGTATTTGCGAGGAGGTTCAGCATTTGCTCCTGGTTGGGTATTCTCCGCGTAGTCGAACCGGAGATGACCTCGACATCCCCGAGGACCGGAAAAACTCGGGCGAGCTTTGTTTGTGGGATGGCCTTACGGGCAAAAGGCTCAACATCTTATCAGCGGAGAAGTCCAACATCTTTGAGGTGCTATGGCATCCAAGCCAAGCATCTTTCATTGCAGCCACGTCGCCCTCGGGCTTGGATCTGGAGCCCAAGACGAAGACACAAATTCGAATTTTTCGGCCCACCGATCCCGCTGAAGATGGGACCGCCCAATTCTCAGCTATCAAGGTGCTGGACTGCCCGGCTCTGGATATCAATGAGCTGACGATTATGCCAAATAGCCCAGCCTATTGTTACGTCACCGCTGGGTGCACCAACGGCAAGGTGTACGTTTGGGATACTGCTCCCGGCCGTGGTCTCGTTCACTTACTAGAGCATGGCCAGCCAATCGATGAGTGTGAGGGTGATCGGGAGAAATACGATGTGGGCGTGAAGTTCACGGCTTGGGGCACTTCACCTGACCGCTTCTACACCGGCTCGTCGGATGGTGTGGTCAAAGTGTGGGACATAAGGTCTTTCGATAAACCACTTGTGAGATTACTGCTTGAAGCACCAGCGCCTATAGCTTGCGGCGTATTTTCTCCAGACAAGTCAAGACTGGTCGTTGGCGACGCAAGTGGTCGAGTGTTTGTCCTATCAGTCTACGAGGAGGACGATAACCCGAAACCGAAAGACAAAATCAAACTGCCCAACGGCATGATGCGGGAAGTTGAACGCCCGCATCAAATAATTCCTCACCCAGAGCCCGAGCCCCCGGCTCAGGATGCCGAAGGTCGGGCGCTCCCGCCGCCCGAGGTTGAGACGCCCTGGGCAATCGCCAGGGCTTATCTGGCGTCGGGACAGCTAATTATGCACCCTAAGCGTACTATTGGGGCGGTGCAAGGCCCAAACTACTCGTCCACGGGGTTGTTCTGCGCTGAGGCACATTTGAATGGCGACCCCAACGCGCCGTTGTTGGGACAATGGCTCTGCAatcaacaagaagagaaggCGACATCCCGTGGGAGCTCATCTAGGATACACCACCTGTCCCTGAAGCCGATCAGGGAGCAGCCGGGGCTTGGAGAGGTGCATCTTCGGAATATGAGCAGGGATGTTCTTAACTTGAACTCTTTGCCTGAGCATACCAAGCGGGAGTTGGAGCGGGAGGTGGATTTTGAGTTGCTGGGAGAGTACACCTTGCCGTATGAGGAGCTGCCTAAgatggaagagggagatggggatgaagatgaagacgaggataTGGACGAGCTTTAG